ggaaaatgcaaaaaatttaATCTACCATACAAAGGCCTCTTTTAGATCATCAAACATCATGGCCCAGTCAACTACGTCATACATGATAGCGATGGCAAACAACAAACTATACACTACAACAGGCTTAAGCCCACACCGGTTCCTTGGAAAAGTTGAgcaaacagaaataaaacagttgCGACGAGACGCAACCATCACCGCGACCACTGTCGTCAATACCCTATACTGGGGCCATGTATTAAGTCACACGGCGGAACCTTTGACGAGTGATGTGCGCGACGACGAGCGCGATGATGAGCACGATAATGAGCAAGATAATGAGCACGATAATGAGCACGATAATGAGCACGATGATGGGCACGATGATGAGCACGATGATGAGCACGATGATGAGCACGATGATGAGCACGATGATGAGCACGATGATGAGCACGATGGTGAGCACGATGATGAGCACGATGAACAAAATGATGAACACTACAGAAACGTCGGACATCGTCATGTTCAGTCTGTAGTGGACAATGAGGATGCTGCAGACGC
The Ciona intestinalis unplaced genomic scaffold, KH HT000057.2, whole genome shotgun sequence DNA segment above includes these coding regions:
- the LOC108950209 gene encoding prostatic spermine-binding protein-like isoform X2 translates to MAQSTTSYMIAMANNKLYTTTGLSPHRFLGKVEQTEIKQLRRDATITATTVVNTLYWGHVLSHTAEPLTSDVRDDERDDEHDNEQDNEHDNEHDNEHDDGHDDEHDDEHDDEHDDEHDDEHDDEHDGEHDDEHDEQNDEHYRNVGHRHVQSVVDNEDAADARGASLGADDGTCSESTTGARPVRV